The segment gtttcaatattttcagaaagaacaccagaatgaaattatatcaaatagAAATACCgttgtatttattaaaatactgttacgtatttctgaatcttctggctaaatgtactagtaggcacacaaataaaaacactgcaaagaacttgacgactaaactctcagcttcatataactttattgactattaactctaacaatttgttactgtaacatgtagcatagaagactgtacaatatctgtcagtttacagttagctatacttcgttgcaattcatctcttcacttcgttgcaattcatctcttctcaacttgcatcgagtcgtattccactgaacagaccaacgacacgcttcccagtgtcgctccaggtctcccaaagctgaaccaagtcgtacttaaagtctaccgaatcagagccgcacacgtcttacatcgactgtatcgactgtaacggctcaagtccactgtagttcgctgtatagactttaacgacagtagtccactccagttaactctaccctagttaacttgcatcgagtcgtacacatctatcttctactgtctcgcacagtagacaacagtaccgacgactcactcacgactctatacgactgactttcacattaactttctggcttatatagagtccctaatcgcttctccaaagttgcacaaacactgcttgtatcttctggaataacacgcgAGGAAAAGTCACAtactgtctttgtttatacatgtagattccagagaacacttgctgcagtgtcatcaagtcggggtcacacgtagtgacctctatctgtcactgttcattagtaactgtccccctacttagatctgttcgtcccctggaacaatacgtgaggacacgtcacatcctgtctttgtttgtacatgtagattccagagaacactcgctgctgtgtcatctcgccggggtcatacgttgacctctacctatcactgttcatttgtaacaatacttTTGTAAGATTTCTACTTACAAGatgattcaattttttaaaaaattgtagtaGTATAACTAGTGTTTTCTATGTAtggtcgatttttttttcctcaaaatAATTTCTAGGAAACCTTTAGCAGTTTATGAGATCATTGTCTACCACCCTCCAacaaagaaaatcattttttatacTAATATATGGAAttccaaaaatatttaaaaaatgttttctttgataCGTCACTTAGACCACCCCTCCACCTCCCAGTCAAATTTTACTCTTTCCCGCAGACACACAAACTCacaaattgtttacttttagtTTACTTCAATACTccgtaaacaaacaaatcattcgcttaaacaacaaagaaatcaaCATAATAGAGACCCGGCGTAGACTATCGCGGTGTCCAGAGGAGCCGAACAAAAGCTTAATTAGGTACAGCGCGTCAAAGCGCTATCGGCTCGGCCACTCCTATTGCGGTCATTCTTGTCCAGCCTAAATAAAAACGTGTCAGCTGACCTTAAGTAAACATATACTGTCCACTTCAAACAAGAGATTCACTGAAGTTCCTTACTGCGCAAAAAGTTTACGAGATGATAACGTGTTCCGCGGCATCCACAACGCTCTGTCACAAATCACATGACAAAGAAAAGGCGCCAAATTATTCAAAGGAATGAGCTTCATTTGCAATTAAATCAGAAGGATATATTTCATTACTTGAAATACTCAGCTTCCTGAGACACTTGTGTTACATCTGAAAATCTCATCCTGTGATCAGCTTGAGTTTAAATCATTTCTTCTCTTAATATTTACAACTTGTGTTTAATTGAAACATATCTAGTTCATTGTATATTTCTATATACTTCAACTGTGCTTCtattcacaattatttttaatgtaattgaTGGCTATGAGGTAAAGCTCTAGATTTCGAATCGGGGGATCAGGGTTCATAGACTGAAACTGACTGggttattttaattttgggatctttgggcactatcgttgttgtttttgtgaatcgattaaatagaaaaaaaaataatatgaaaattattttaaacaatttttcaccttattaaaaatgtgcagtTTTTATTGTGTGTTTTCTGTTATGTGACATAATTTCTAAGCATGGAAGGAAGGATATGTCGTTCAGTCTAAAACTTGACTCTCTTAGTTCTGCAAGCTATGTacgctgcattaaaaaaaagagtgagtTCGTTATTGAAACATTGACTTTTTAACTTAGCTAGAATGTAATCAAGACCATTCGTTGTTTCAATAGTTAAAATTCGGGCTTCTCACTGAAGCTGAATGTACTTTTAAACATTTCGCAGTTAATAAAACGATCGCGTTACGTTTTCAAATGTCAATAGTATCACAGAAACTACTTTGATGCtgttaatactttaaaaaaaaacaataatatagaTAAAAGAGTTCTTATCTATTAATTAACTGCTAAAATTCTTCTATTGCTCTCAATACTTTAAGATTTGTTTACTATTTTCTATATGAACAGttcaattacaaataataatttaattaattatttatttttttattgttttatgtgtTGTTATTAACAAGAAGTAATTATGtaacttttattattagattcaatttctttttagttttgttaataatcgtgacagacagatagacagacgaagtgagtgaatataaactttgtttgcACTAAGCAATATTTTCAACTTGGTGTCAGCTTCTGTTCAGTGATGCAGTGATTCCGCTTCCCATcatatcaaaacatttttgcaGATTGCTTTTACTAGTAGCGAAAGTAACGTTACGATGAGTCCATAAAACTATATGGGTACATTAGTCTAACAGAGTTTAGGTTGTTAGTTTATTAGCATGCCACTTTGTCATCCTCGATAGTCGATAAGAATCTCAAATCAATCTTAGAATCAAGTAAGAATTGAGTTTAAGGGAAAGAATTTACTGAAggagaaaatacaaaaaaataaacacggTTATGTCTCTTATAATCTTTTGCAATCCCAACGTGTAAACTTTgcttttaatgttgtcctctACATTATATCTgaatatacaaaactattttcttgaaatattttgaaaaactaattatttcaaaattatttacaGCCTAATTTGGATGTTTGGTTTTATGAAAATCTTGTAATGACAatacaaaagatgttttaaaaaatcaatgagTAATCTGTTGCACATTTCTAGCTCTTAAACTaactatatagaaaaaaaaagggttttaaTCACATCAGTTAATCTACTTTTCCCATTTGCTAAAAGGTTAATTACTTGGATTGCTTCCCTTAACACTCCAATCCTCACCTCTGCTCAACAATCATAAAGACTGTTTCCCTTTGATGCTCCACTAGCCTATATGGATAATTGGATTTATCAAAGCGATGGTGCTAAGTAATAGAAACCCGGTGGTAACAATTATAGTGTCCAGTGCAGTTAAACAATAGCTATATTCTTTAGTGTGCTGTATCTATGTGCACTAACAACTCGGTCATTTCCAATGAATTGTTAATATTAAACACTTTAATCGTAATTCTTCATCTCTAAATGATAATTACCAACCAATGCAGATTGCGGTTGATAAttactattgtttgttttacaagtcTCGAATATTTCTTCAAAACATCTTAGTCTCAAGTCCATGCCTCCTTAACTCTGACTAACTCCTAGACTTCGACTGACAATAGCGGTTGGCAGGGTTCATACTAATATTTATGGCTCTTTTTGTCtagaaaggcaatggatgcgcccagatgaaaCACTGGTTTTGATTTCGTGTTGAGacagggcagaatctggtgtggctaatcaagccaattctagagaggcagactttgccacaattatTGCATGTGTATGCATCTGTTTCAGGGCTATACGACagggcagctttttttttccctcttgattaaggcctctttctttttttcgttATCAGCGAGGATCTTTCTAGCACAAAcagtctccatgcactccggtctttagCTTTTTCTTCCCACAAACTTTCTttgatgcctgtggctctcatgtctcgcttgcagacatctctataggtaagtcttgggcggcccttgggtctgactccctccacaAGATCAgcataaaaaatatctttcgggattctaccatctggcatgcgggtgacaagTTCCAGCCAACgtagtcttctttgtgtcaagagagcatacatgctcttcatattggccaatcttaaaatatcctggttggtgacatgatccctccaagagatgcgcATTATACGTCTCATGCTATTCAatcttggtacatgtattttGACTTGCTTTCACTTCcataaagaagagtgctcaTAACACAGGCATTGTAGACAAGGATTTTGGTTGCTGTGGTCAATTTGGCATTTTCcaagacgcgcttggagagttttgccaatgctgtagtagcttttcctattctttttgtcagctcaatgtctaaatctaggttactgGCAAGTGTTGATCCatagtaggtaaattcctgcaccaccaaTATGTATAACAGGTATTTAaacgacgtcttgtgccaggattttggtcttggagagacttattgtaaggctaaactcttgacaagcaacTGTCAAAGCATTCACTAGCTTCAGTAGATTTCTTATGAATGAGATATGAGGGCCGCGTCATTGGCGAACAGCAGCTCCCTAATCAAGATACGACgtcttttcgttttggcttcaAGACGTGACAGGTTATAAAGCCTTCAATcggatctactgtggatatatatTCCATCTTCCCTAGATATAAAAGCACTGGTTAGTAAGACTGAAAAGAAGATGACAAATAGTGTTGGAGCGTGTACTGTTTGTTTCACAAGTCtcgaatatttctttaaaaaaaattatgtctcAAGTCCATGCCTCCTTTACTTTGACTAACTCCTAGACTTCGGCTGACAATGGCAGCTGCCAgattttatagtttaaaaaaggtCTAAAGGACAAGTGGATGACTGTGGTAGCAATATATCATAGCTATATTAAACTTTAAAGTAtatctgtttaaaaaatgtagagtattattttaaaattatattaggaacaaattttaatcaaacttctatttatttaaatacatcaAATACTTCTGCATCGTTATACATTTACACATGAATTGTATAGatagacatatttttttagaatattaGTTCAACTAATTTAATCTTTAGAATGTCCGttcccactttttatttattattagtaaatatttaaataatttgtcAGAGTCTGTCATTTGGAAAATATAACTAGTTGTAAGTGATCAAAAACTAACAAAATTCGCATATCGGGACAAATCCTAGCTCAATAGCAAATATCCAattttataagttatatattcttttaaaatgttgGAATAAAACGTGAAATCTCCATTGTAACTATCTATTTCCATTTATCTATTCTTTGAAatagttattttaaatagaGAGGGAAGGGCAGTGATACACTATTGACACACTCTCATAATGCCTACACAAACATCTACTTCATTCAGCTTTGTTCCCCACAATCCCCTGCTCTTTCTTCAGCTGACCGTGACGTTGTCCACTGCGGTGGCGGTTGACTAACGCgtacagagaaaacaaaagattgtTGACATTCTTATCAGAGACACTCAGCACTTCAATCGCCATTATGGTCATCCTTGCGTAGCAAAAAATTCTTACAGCTGCCCAAACCTTGGTCGTCTGCTGACGTATGTACCCCCGAACAATGGCGTCTCCGAGTGTCATACACTGGTCAAAAACTTCAAAGAAAATTAGGAAGGAGTGGCTAACCTGTAGCTTTCATAAATTCGACCaatcacaaaacattttactaaaacACCCACAGGTATATAGGAGGGGCTTACAGCCATCGGCTAACTATATCAACTTTTACAGTTCAAGTTACAGTACATTGTCTTAATCAAAATAGTGATCTCTCTTTGCGAACTTTAAGTGTTGTGGTTCTACATTGTTTGTGTTCTATTTCTTGGATTTAGTTTCGCACTGTTGGGATCTACATCATCATTTATTGTCTGATAGCTCAATTCTGATCTATTCTACAATGTATCACtcgaagaaaaagaaagacggACTTCTAAGCTACCAAGACGATGCCTGCCATGTGTATGGCTTTGAGGTGGACAAACTACTTCAAGACAATCACCCGATCAAAGTTTTTCAAGTCAGATCCAAACAAGACCACAACGTCAAGAAAGTCATTAAAGCTTATTTCAAAGACAATACTGATGTTTACCAAATAACCACAAGGAAATTCATGGCAGAAATTTCAGTACTCACCAAGATCCACCATCCTTATGTTATGGGCATGGATACCATGGGTATCTTTCCTGGTTACTTCGCATACGTGATGCCATTGTACGAAACAGGAACTCTGACCGAGGCACTGCCGACCATGAATCAGGAAAAGAGTGATGAATACCTTGTGCAGCTGTGTGCAGGACTTAAATTTCTCCATAGACATAAAATCGCTCACAGAGACGTGAAAACGGACAACGTTTTGATCACAGCAAAAGAAAAGAGAGTGGTCATTGCTGATTTCGGTTTGTCTGAAATCTTGACCACTATTGATACGCCAGTGAGCACAATAAAAGGAACCCATATGTACATTTCCCCAGAACAGTTTATCCAGAAAGAATTTAACGCTTTTAAAGTAAGTgaaatgttatattttcttaatgttCCTTAAGACTTAAGTGCTTGAATCAATTAAACATTCGGTTTCAAACGAAACTATTTAAAACACAAGTTAATTACTTTAAATCTATGAGCTGTAATAAGTAAAATTGGTTTTCATCGGAGCTTTTGAACTTCAGAAattgctatctatctatctatctatctatctatctatctatctatctatctatctatctatctatctatctatctatctatctatctatctatctatctatctatctatctatctatctatctatctatctatctatctatctatctatctatctatctatctatctatatatatatatatctatatatctatctatctatctatctatctatctatctatatatatatatatatatatatatcattacttttttattaattttatttattcttttatctattaataatgtttaatatagtatatttattttttatttaatttgatcaAGTATGTCTTCTTTTTGGACTGTAATTATTTTGAACTAAGCTAGTTTATGCTTGTTAATATTAAGCACCACATATCGGCTGTacataaaatgtaattattaaaaaaaactatgcaTATAATAACAAATTGTACATGTTTTATCTTGATTTGAAATTTCTTGACCTGTATAATATCTTGATCAAGATCTGATTCACCTTATACATATGTTGCTTTGATATACCATCAAAACGACAAGGCAATGATCTCATACTCTctgtattgttttctttacaGTGTGATATGTACGCACTAGGAGTAGTCTACTGGTGTATGGTTTTCAAAGTCGATGTCTTTGATTTAAAGAGCACCGAGCAAATGAAGGAATCAATCAATACTTTGTGTGATACTACTATAGACTGGTAAGTCAAGCATTCATATtcaatatattgttatgacttttattaataagtaaaaataaaaatcatctCATGTGTCAGTTGAAATTCAAATGTTAAAAACTGTCAATCTTGTTTTGCTTTGAATAATATGTTGTACAGCTTTTTACAATACTTCTATTCAAGTCGAACATTCTGAATGGGTGTGCTCAATCTGGATGGACACGGTTCTCAAAAACGGCTGTAACGATTTTCCTTAAAatttgacaattattttttttttcaggctggTTTTGACTAATCTTTTGGACCCGAGCCCTGTCGATAGGTTAACCTGTTACAATCTCCTCTGCGTACTGGAGCAGCCTGAATATCGTTTTAGAGACAGAAAAGCCAGTCTTAGAGGTAATGGAAAAATGTTCTATCAGTCTGTCATCAATGTTTTAGTCTGTCCAGTGTCTGTCTAGGCtgtttacttattttaaagtttttaaatcttttatcaacctaacaaattatttttcaaacctTTAAATTCTTTTTGGACACCTGTTTATAATATCAACAAattgcttctttttattttatttccattcTAAGTTTAAAcgcaaagtttttttctttgtcttccgCAGAACAACGCTTTATATAAATGTCAAGGTGGATTCCTTTTGACAAAACGAAAGACTGTTCTCTTTGCTTCAAGCCATATGTGACGTCATAGCCAGGACTTGAAACTTAATTGtaaatttgtatataatataatctCTGTACCACAGATCATCAATTATTCTAATAaagtttttgtcttttaaatctttaaaaaaaatctttgttttgtttcattttgttattgttgttattgtttttttaaataattttttttttagtttgaatgtTCATTGGAAACATctattaataacaaaataaattttagaaaaaacatttaacaatagTATTTCATCATGCTTCTAAGTACAACACAAATGTACGTCACTCTGTATTAAATCAGAGGATTTATTGAGAATGCGTTGCTAGAAACgcttacaaaaaataattctttgctcctaaataaaagtttattgtCTAAACATCTAAtgaacacatttaattacaaatcATTGTCTTTCTTTAGAGTGAATCAATAACACGATAAACTTACCCAAAGTTTAAAAAGTGAGCCTGATTTTATCCATATAGTAAAGACACatacttatacatatatataataacattcTCTTTTGCAGTTATTATTAATACTGCATTAAGTTAAGGGTTAAATCAGTAAagatcaaatgaaaaaaaaaacaaaataaaattgtcaatATCAGACTTTAATAACttgtaatgatttttaaaataatgaaattctgATAGATGGTTGTTCATTGTGGTGTTGTATCAGTAGTAAAATATACGCGTGGTGCAAGGAAAtagtaaatgtttattttaagctTAACATAGCTTTGTTTGATCGCTAGTTGAACTTTGATTAAATAATcccttaaaaaaatcattaaataaaaatttatgtcaattattacttaaagaaacaaaatagaacAAATTAAAAAGTGATTTGACTGtcaacccctcccccccagctcacatatttaaaaaagtaaagcttgTACTCCAGTTTAAACTacatgttatatatttatactctCCATTCTAGTATTGTTATTGGGTAgcagacattagttggtgaaatgAAAAGATACTTGGATGTTGTACTGGTTACATGACATCGTAGTTAGCTATATGTCATAGAAAAAGATAATCTGTCAATCATCTAAACAGgttaatatcaataataataattctctattgtaaaagaaataatattatattattgattTTATAGTTTCCGATAAATAGTTGGGTACGGTTATTTAATCAGTCGtctaacttatttttttaatgcatagtttgtaagcatttaattacaaaaatactTTGGTGTAGTAGAATATGTCCAcattaatccccccccccacattaacgccccccccccccactcacacAAATCTTAGTAcattaatcttttatttttaaatttaacattaaagcagaaaaaaaaagattcaaatctTGTAAAAAAATTGGAAGTACCAAAACATTTAATGAATAAAGTATTAATTTCAAAtcatatgtatttaaaaaaaagttataactcTAGAAACTGGGCAGTTTTCTACAGTCATAACTCTCAACCCTCACCCTCGTATAAAAACagactcatacacacacacttgttTTATTTAGGTTCTTTTTGACGCTCCGTGACTTAAACAGACAGTGAACTATACCGACAAAAACATCTACGTGTTAGAGacacagttcgggactgacttcacacacttgggctcgttgtgtcggactcgatcacagaccaagatcaagacgccgttcgtctcaactgtacttgacagtactccgcactgaaccgtcgtaatgctccgtacaggaccacaccgttgaactgtgctgtagtcgaccgtgttctgaactcctgtcgtaaacccgctttctgaaccgtcttgactgcgacaccttcgctcttatatagggtccctactggccttctcgaaccggacagaacgccgctcgacttttctaggtggtcagatgactacaactctcgtgacgctcctgagctctgttcacgacgtcgatccttcccggaccgccgtcgatccttctcgaaccgccgtgttgacactcgtctcggctgacagtcgtaactcgtcacggttgaccgctcgtctagcgctggcctggggcgatttgcgtcggctgactacacacacaccactacccctctctgtgccaccaccaagtttataacaatacaatTTAAATTCTAGTTTTACACACGTAGACTACACACTTTTctttcacatacacacacacactcttaaATGTGCAAAATCTGCATATTGTTTTAAATGACTTCTACATTTTGGGGCCATCTTTCACAagttaatttaaagaaaaaagacacatttttttttcatttcgggTCTAAATTCATCACATGATCTTTATCTTTTGATTGTGTCACTCTTTCGTCGTTCtatgtttttgtaattttttaattgaaaaaaaaaagaccataaTGTCATATTGTCTCTTTTACATGCATTAAAGCTGCTATGttaatattttactttattaatgTTTGTGTTGGTGATTGAATTATCTACTACATGTGGTTTTGTTTCAGAAatgatattaaatgaataaaattatttttttgaaattataaTCTGTTTGaggtttgttatttttataagaaaatgtgTATTCATGTCTATGTACTGCTACAATGTACTGTTGGTGTTACTGTTGTAATGATGGGTATTACTGtcacggtacgtgacgttttggcgccgccgtttggcgacgccgttttggccccgccgttttggcgacgggacgttttggcgcgagatatcatttgacgataatttaataagcacgtagcttttataacaatgtttatttcacaaCACTCATTTATTCAAAATTTTGGCATAAACACACTTAATACCCATACTCAATTAGACACCTACACAGTCTCTCATACATGCTGTCATGTAAACacagacacatagacacatcgacaacataatattgtatgtatagtatgaattctaacaccgttcagcgaattgttttttttttttttaattataaaggttttgcttcatgaatataggcctataataagtcaaattcctgaatggtaattacatgctatatgtgagttctgataatcgcactggatgacatttttggatttctttccaaaagatttttttttatttgacattagtgtaatatacgaactagctaagtgtcacactttaatataacaaaacccatgttaacatctaaagctctattacgctgaatgacgacaataactctaacatagtaaagatcaagacacggaatgtggtcagtacaaactctaacgtgaatccacaaatataaacaaacactatgggcgacaatagatagaaacaaattcacgacactaagatactttgaaaagatattttttgagaaattgggttggggtgatttgggtgacacatctcgcattgacgcaggtagagttaaacaaatgaagacaagaccagcaccgagcactggtcgttggcgttaTGCTTCTGGCGATCTTCTttaaaacggcggcgccaaaacgtcctgcttcgttactgtcaatagaaaaa is part of the Biomphalaria glabrata chromosome 10, xgBioGlab47.1, whole genome shotgun sequence genome and harbors:
- the LOC129928550 gene encoding calcium-dependent protein kinase 1-like, which gives rise to MYHSKKKKDGLLSYQDDACHVYGFEVDKLLQDNHPIKVFQVRSKQDHNVKKVIKAYFKDNTDVYQITTRKFMAEISVLTKIHHPYVMGMDTMGIFPGYFAYVMPLYETGTLTEALPTMNQEKSDEYLVQLCAGLKFLHRHKIAHRDVKTDNVLITAKEKRVVIADFGLSEILTTIDTPVSTIKGTHMYISPEQFIQKEFNAFKCDMYALGVVYWCMVFKVDVFDLKSTEQMKESINTLCDTTIDWLVLTNLLDPSPVDRLTCYNLLCVLEQPEYRFRDRKASLRGNGKMFYQSVINVLVCPVSV